TCCAAGGCCTGGCCGGCGGTGCCTTACCGCCGATGCTGATGACCGTGGCGCTGCGCTTCCTGCCGGCCAACGTCAAGCTGTATGGTCTGGCTGGCTACGCACTTACCGCCACCTTCGGGCCGAGCCTTGGCACGCCATTGGCGGCGCTGTGGACTGAATATGTCGGCTGGCAGTGGGCGTTCTGGCAGATCGTCGGGCCGTGTCTGTTGGCCATGGCCGCCGTGGCCTACGGCTTGCCGCAAGACCCGCTGCGCCTGGAGCGCTTCAAGCAATTCAATTGGCGCGGCCTGTTGCTCGGCTTTCCGGCGATCTGCATGCTGGTGATCGGCATTCTGCAGGGCAATCGCCTGGACTGGTTCGAGTCGGGCCTGATCACCTTCCTGCTGTGCGGCGGCAGCGTGCTGCTGGTGCTGTTCATGTTCAATGAATGGTCGCACCCGATGCCGTTCTTCAAGTTGCAGATGCTCGGCCTGCGCAACCTGGCGTTTGCCCTGATCGTGCTGGCAGGCGTGCTGATGGTGCTGACCTCGGTGATCATCATCCCCTCGAGTTTCCTCGCCCAGGTCCAGGGTTATCGCCCATTGCAAACCGCGCCGGTGATGCTGCTGATGGCGCTGCCGCAATTGATCGCACTGCCGCTGGTGGCGGCGTTGTGCAACCTGCGCTGGGTCGATTGCCGCTGGGTCCTGGGGATCGGGCTGGGGATGTTGGTGCTGTGTTGCGTGGGCAGCGCGCACCTGACCTCGGCGTGGATTCGCGATGATTTCTACGGCCTGTACCTGCTGCAAATCTTCGGGCAGCCCATGGCGGTGTTGCCGCTGCTGATGCTCTCCACCGGCAGCATTCAACCGGCGGATGGGCCGTTCGCCTCGGCCTGGTTCAACACCGTCAAAGGCCTGGCCGCCGTGATTGCCACCGGCGTGCTGGATGCGCTGACCACCCAGCGCCTGCACTTTCACTCGACCATGCTGGTGGACCGCCTGGGTAACTCGCCGCTGGCCGACGGCGATGCGCCGGGCCTGGCCCACCGCCTGCACGAGCAGGCCGTGGTGCTGACTTCTTCGGATCTCTATTACGTCATGGCCGCTGTCGCGGTGGCGTTGATCCTGCTGATTTTCTGGATGCCCACGCGGATTTTTCCGCCTCGCGCACCGACCTAGCCACAAGGACTTCTCATGAAACGCAAAGACAAAATCGCCGTCTCCGTTATCGCCGTGTTTGCTGTCGGGGTGCTGGTGTACCTGGTCGCGCCCGGCCTGTTGGGCAACAAGCGCCAGGCCACCAACGACGCCTTCGTCGCCGCCGATTTCACCCTGGTGGCGCCACGTGTGGCGGGCTTTATCAAGGAAGTGCTGGTGGAAGACAACCAGCGCGTCAAGGCCGGCCAACTGTTGGCGCTGATCGACGACCGCGATTTTCGCGCCGCCGCCCAGGCCGCCGACGCCGACACCCTGGTCGCCCAGGCCCAGCTGAAAAACGCCACCGCGACCCTGGAGCGCCAAACCTCGGTGATCGCCCAGGCCCAGGCCACCGTGGCGGCAGACCGCGCCGAAGTGGCCTTCGCCGAACATGAACTGAACCGCTACAACCACCTCGCCGGCGTGGGCGCGGGTACCGTGCAGAACGCCCAGCAAGCCAAGACCCGCATCGACCAGGCCAACGCGCGCCTGGCCAACGCCACCGCGGTGCTGGCGGCCGAGCGCAAGCAGGTGGAAATCCTCACGGCCCAGCGCGATGCAGCCGAAGGTGGACTCAAGCGTGCCCAGGCCGCGTTGGAAATGGCCAGCTATCAGCTGTCCTACACGCGCATCGTCGCGCCGGTGGATGGCATGGTTGGTGAGCGTGCGGTGCGGGTCGGTGCCTATGTGACCCCTGGCAGCAAGATCCTCGCGGTGGTGCCGTTGGCCGAGGCCTACGTGGTCGCCAACTTCCAGGAAACCCAGCTGTCCCATATGCACGCGGGCCAGGCCGTGCAGGTGCGGGTCGACAGCCTCGACGGGGAGTTGCTCAACGGCCACCTGGAGAGCCTCGCGCCGGCGACGGGTGTGACCTTCGCATCGGTCAAGCCGGACAACGCGACCGGCAACTTCACCAAGGTGGTGCAGCGTATCCCGGTGAAAATCGTCCTCGAACCCAACCAACCGCTGACCGAGCGCCTGCGGGTCGGCATGTCGGTCGAAGCCAGCGTCGACACCCAGCCGGTCGCGCCGCAGCGTGAGGTGGCCCAGCAATGAGACACCTTGCCTGGTTAACCCTGAGTGTTATCAGCCTGAGTGCCTGCACTGTCGGGCCGGATTTTCAGCGCCCGCACACGCTGCAAGCCACGCGGTGGAGCGAACCTCAAGGGCGACAAGCCGCCAGCCGAGCAGTGAGTGATCCGCTGCAAGAGCGCTGGTGGGACGTGTTCCACGACGAGCAACTGTCGGCCCTCACGCGCCGCGCGCTGACCGATAACCTCGACCTGAAGCTGGCCAGCAGCCGCCTGCAACAAAGCCGTGCGGTCCGCCAGGTGACCACCGCCGAGCGTTATCCCACTGTCGACGCCACGGGCGCCTACCAGCGCAAACGCAACAGCGGCAAAGGCTTGAGCGACCCCTCCGGCGAAAACGGCCGTTCCGCGTTCAACCAGTGGGACGCGGGCTTCTCGGCGTCCTGGGAGCTGGACTTCTGGGGGCGGGTCAAACGCGAAACCGAAGCCGCCGACGCCACCCTGCAAGTGGCGGAAAACGACCGCCGCGCCGTGCTGTTGTCGGTACTGGCCGAGACCGCCCAGGACTACATCCAGCTGCGTGGCGTACAGAACACCCGCGCGGTGACCGAGCAAAACCTCGACGTCGCCCGCCACAGCCTCAAGCTCTCGCAACTGCGCCTGGCAGACGGCGTGGCCACCGACCTCGATGTCGCCGAAGCCGCCGCCCAGGTCGCCGCCATCGAAGCGCGGCTGCCGGATTTGCAGCAACGCCAGGACCAGTTGATCAACGCCCTCAGCCTGTTGATGGGCGAGCCACCCCAGGCTCTGCACGCGCAATTGTCCAAGGACGCCGCCGTACCGCAGGCCCAACGCCAGGTCGCCATCGGCCTGCCGTCGGAGCTCGCCGAACGCCGTCCGGATATCCGCCAGGCCGAGGCGCGCCTGCACGCCGCCACCGCCAGCATCGGCGTGGCCAAGGGCGATTTTTACCCGCGCATTACCTTGTCCGGCAGCCTCGGTTCCCAGGCCATGCAACTGTCGGATTTCGGCTCCTGGGGCTCTCGTGCGTTTGCCTTCGGCCCGCAAGTGAGCCTGCCGCTGTTCAGCGGCGGCCGCCTGCAAGGCATGCTGGACCTGCGCGAAGCCCAGCAACAGGAAGCGGCCCTGGCCTACCAGCAAACGGTGCTGCGTGCCTGGCATGAAATCGACGACCAACTGACCCGCTACAACGCCAGCCAGCTGCGCCGCGACAGCCTCGCCGAAGCCGTGCGCCAGAACCAGATCGCCCTGACCACCGCACAGCACCAATACGTTGAAGGCGTGGTGGATTTCGTCAACGTGCTCACCGTGCAAAGCGCGCTGCTGGCCACGCAGGAGCAGTGGGTCGAGAGTTCTACCGGGGTGTCGTTGGCGATGGTGGGGTTGTACAAGGCGTTGGGGGGCGGGTGGGAGTCGGTCTACCCAGTGGCAATGGCTCAGCATTGAAATTGGAGTATCCGATGTAGGACCGTTCTTGATTTTTGCTGCCTTAAACCTTGGTGAACCTTGATCGTTAAGCTTTCAGTCCGATTATTACCTGTGAGTCTTTCCGATGTCTGTCATCGAAAACCCCTACGCGCCTCCACAAGCTGATCTGCGCACTCCAGTCTCCGCCATCCAACCTACATTCTTCGTGGTCGCGCCGCGCAAGCTGGTCCTGATGGTGTTGCTGTCCCAAGGTTTTTATCTCTTCTACTGGTGTTACCAGCAGTGGGCCTGCTATCGGCGGGCTACTGGCGCAAAGGTGTTGCCGCTGGTGCGAGCGTTCTTCTCGGTGTTTTTTCTGTATTCGCTGGTGATGAAAATCAGGCAGAAACTGGCGCTTGACGGTACGCCGTACCGCTGGTGGCCGCGAGCCATGGCGCTGGGGCTTATTGCGTGTGGGTTGTTACCCTTTACCTACGTTTTTTTCGTCACCGCCATGACGGCAATGAAGTTGAGCGTGTGCTTGATGATCGTGCAGGTAGCGCTGTTCGTGCAGGTGCAAGGCGCGGTGAACCTGATCGAGGGCGACACAGATGGCGAGGCGAACAATCGCCTGACTTGGGCTAACGCAATCTGGATCGTTATCGGGCTGGGCATGTGGAGCTTGGGCTTTATAGGGGCGTTTCACGAGCAAGGGCTGTCGTGATTGTCCTCAGGGCGCAGTGTTTTTTAAGACTGCAAAAGCATAAAGATGACAACGTCTTGCGTTGAACAACCTTCCTGTAGTTCCAGGCTGATCAGTTTGAACAGGATGACGATGTCTTGACTTTTCATGGGGCTCCAAAAGCGAGTGTCCTCTGTCCGCGGACAGAGGACACTTTCCTGCACAGGGTTGACACTCATGTCAACGGTTTTGCAAAAACACCACATACCCCCGAAACCACTCACTCCCCTGCAAGTACCCCGGCTCCTCCCACTCTCCACCCTGAATCAAACCGATCTTGAACGGCAGCCCCATCCGGTTCATCCGTGGCAAATATGCCGCGTAATCCGGGATGCTCTGGCGGCCCTGATAGGTCTGCACCACCACCTCATCCACCACGCCTTTGAGCTGGCTGATGGCGGTGGGGTCGGCGTTGCTGCTCCAGTCCATCAGGCCGGTGATACTCAGTTTCAGATCGGCCGGCAGGCGCTGGCGCAGGTCGCGCAGGAAGTCGGCGTATTCGTGCAGGTATTGGGTGCGGGCGTCGAAGTCGATCTGGATGCCGACCACTGGGTTGCCTGCGTCGCGCCAGCGTTGTACCTGGCCGAGCAGTTGGGTATAGACCTGTTCGGGCCAGTGCAGGGTGTGGGCGCGGTAGACCACCCAGACGTCGCCGCGGGTGAGGCGCGGTACGCTGATGCCTTGGGCGATCAGCTGCACACCGCGCTGGGGCGCGCGGCGGGTGGCGTTGATCTGGCCCTGGAGGATGTACAGG
This genomic window from Pseudomonas marginalis contains:
- a CDS encoding MFS transporter, producing MTSLAAPTLAAAARPTAITPPVFGPRIIIGLVGVLLAVLVSGLNEMVTKVALADIRGALYIGFDEGTWLVAAYTATSVSAMAFAPWCSVTFSLRRFTLCAIGLFTALGILCPFAPNYQSLLLLRTVQGLAGGALPPMLMTVALRFLPANVKLYGLAGYALTATFGPSLGTPLAALWTEYVGWQWAFWQIVGPCLLAMAAVAYGLPQDPLRLERFKQFNWRGLLLGFPAICMLVIGILQGNRLDWFESGLITFLLCGGSVLLVLFMFNEWSHPMPFFKLQMLGLRNLAFALIVLAGVLMVLTSVIIIPSSFLAQVQGYRPLQTAPVMLLMALPQLIALPLVAALCNLRWVDCRWVLGIGLGMLVLCCVGSAHLTSAWIRDDFYGLYLLQIFGQPMAVLPLLMLSTGSIQPADGPFASAWFNTVKGLAAVIATGVLDALTTQRLHFHSTMLVDRLGNSPLADGDAPGLAHRLHEQAVVLTSSDLYYVMAAVAVALILLIFWMPTRIFPPRAPT
- a CDS encoding HlyD family secretion protein, which codes for MKRKDKIAVSVIAVFAVGVLVYLVAPGLLGNKRQATNDAFVAADFTLVAPRVAGFIKEVLVEDNQRVKAGQLLALIDDRDFRAAAQAADADTLVAQAQLKNATATLERQTSVIAQAQATVAADRAEVAFAEHELNRYNHLAGVGAGTVQNAQQAKTRIDQANARLANATAVLAAERKQVEILTAQRDAAEGGLKRAQAALEMASYQLSYTRIVAPVDGMVGERAVRVGAYVTPGSKILAVVPLAEAYVVANFQETQLSHMHAGQAVQVRVDSLDGELLNGHLESLAPATGVTFASVKPDNATGNFTKVVQRIPVKIVLEPNQPLTERLRVGMSVEASVDTQPVAPQREVAQQ
- a CDS encoding efflux transporter outer membrane subunit; translation: MRHLAWLTLSVISLSACTVGPDFQRPHTLQATRWSEPQGRQAASRAVSDPLQERWWDVFHDEQLSALTRRALTDNLDLKLASSRLQQSRAVRQVTTAERYPTVDATGAYQRKRNSGKGLSDPSGENGRSAFNQWDAGFSASWELDFWGRVKRETEAADATLQVAENDRRAVLLSVLAETAQDYIQLRGVQNTRAVTEQNLDVARHSLKLSQLRLADGVATDLDVAEAAAQVAAIEARLPDLQQRQDQLINALSLLMGEPPQALHAQLSKDAAVPQAQRQVAIGLPSELAERRPDIRQAEARLHAATASIGVAKGDFYPRITLSGSLGSQAMQLSDFGSWGSRAFAFGPQVSLPLFSGGRLQGMLDLREAQQQEAALAYQQTVLRAWHEIDDQLTRYNASQLRRDSLAEAVRQNQIALTTAQHQYVEGVVDFVNVLTVQSALLATQEQWVESSTGVSLAMVGLYKALGGGWESVYPVAMAQH
- a CDS encoding DUF3142 domain-containing protein gives rise to the protein MKHLWLGLLLLASPAFGAVDARDYDAFWLWSGVTPQPVLKQAKTLYILQGQINATRRAPQRGVQLIAQGISVPRLTRGDVWVVYRAHTLHWPEQVYTQLLGQVQRWRDAGNPVVGIQIDFDARTQYLHEYADFLRDLRQRLPADLKLSITGLMDWSSNADPTAISQLKGVVDEVVVQTYQGRQSIPDYAAYLPRMNRMGLPFKIGLIQGGEWEEPGYLQGSEWFRGYVVFLQNR